The following are encoded in a window of Cydia strobilella chromosome 1, ilCydStro3.1, whole genome shotgun sequence genomic DNA:
- the LOC134747066 gene encoding uncharacterized protein LOC134747066 codes for MVVLESCWSPCIWSNVKTGSRAVAVYTAAMSVVIITFISYQLAGGDSAQLWNPLFETDVRGSMKVFGGIFICILGLLIISSIWMVIGINIWMRGLILPWLIIMGLIICFQLTFGLWLIGGYYIYLDATFAALVDFLFMAYNIYCWLCVFSQYQIILEMQSPNIEMLIEE; via the exons ATGGTCGTGTTAGAATCTTGTTGGTCGCCCTGCATTTGGTCTAACGTGAAGACTGGCAGCCGGGCGGTGGCGGTGTACACGGCAGCGATGAGTGTAGTTATAATCACATTCATCAGTTACCAGCTAGCAGGTGGTGACTCAGCACAACTATGGAATCCTCTGTTTGAAACCGATGTCCGGGGAT CAATGAAAGTTTTTGGAGGCATTTTCATCTGCATTCTCGGACTCCTGATAATATCTTCAATTTGGATG gTGATTGGCATTAATATTTGGATGCGAGGTCTCATACTGCCCTGGCTGATCATCATGGGACTCATCATTTGCTTCCAACTTACCTTCGGGTTGTGGCTAATAGGGGGCTACTACATTTat CTGGATGCAACATTTGCAGCCCTGGTTGATTTCCTGTTTATGGCTTACAAT ATCTACTGTTGGCTGTGCGTCTTCTCCCAGTATCAAATAATTTTAGAAATGCAGTCACCTAATATAGAAATGTTGATCGAAGAATAA